One window of the Magnolia sinica isolate HGM2019 chromosome 19, MsV1, whole genome shotgun sequence genome contains the following:
- the LOC131235246 gene encoding zinc-finger homeodomain protein 2-like has protein sequence MDLSVVPYGHISSSARAEGESNPVEKNGPGKIRYRECLRNHAASMGGHANDGCGEFMPGEEEPLKCAACGCHRNFHRKEVPGYADQHFLHPHHHHHHHHPMVLYNAWDKKMPLPHLQPHPMLPVVDLRPQQQNRRSETPEDREGQGTTRKRFRTKFTQEQKEKMQAFAEKLGWRIQKHDDVALQQFCMEVGVKRHVLKVWMHNNKNTLGKKDAPPITV, from the coding sequence ATGGATTTAAGCGTGGTGCCGTACGGTCACATCAGCAGCAGCGCCCGAGCTGAGGGCGAGTCGAACCCGGTCGAGAAGAACGGACCGGGCAAGATCCGGTATCGCGAATGCCTGAGGAACCACGCAGCTTCTATGGGGGGTCACGCCAACGACGGATGCGGGGAATTCATGCCCGGTGAGGAGGAGCCGCTAAAGTGCGCCGCGTGTGGATGTCACCGTAACTTCCACCGCAAGGAGGTTCCCGGCTACGCAGATCAGCACTTCCTGCACcctcatcatcaccaccaccaccaccatccgaTGGTGCTTTATAATGCGTGGGATAAGAAGATGCCGCTGCCACACCTGCAGCCGCATCCGATGTTGCCAGTCGTAGATCTAAGGCCGCAGCAGCAGAATCGACGGTCGGAAACGCCTGAAGACAGGGAAGGGCAGGGAACGACGAGGAAGCGGTTCAGGACCAAGTTCACGCAGGAGCAGAAGGAGAAGATGCAGGCGTTTGCGGAGAAGCTGGGATGGAGGATACAGAAGCATGATGACGTGGCGCTACAGCAGTTCTGCATGGAGGTAGGTGTGAAGCGGCACGTGCTGAAGGTGTGGATGCACAATAACAAGAACACCCTCGGCAAAAAAGATGCACCGCCCATCACCGTCtaa